The window TGCCGCCATGACCGGCAACGGCTTCGGCTTCTGCAGAACTTTCAGCGGAAATTACACTCAGCCGTTCGGCTCATAAAAATCTTAACCCACGAAAGAGTACCTCATGAAAGTTATCGCCTCGTTCGCCCTTGCGGCATCGGTTGTGGTCTGCTCGGCGCCGGCATTTGCCCAGTTCGCCAAGCCTGAAGACGCGATCAAGTACCGCCAGAGCGCCTTGTTCGTGATGAGTCAGAATTTCGGCCGCGTGGGTGCGATGGCCAATGGCCGCGTACCCTTCGATGCCAAGGTGGCCATCGAAAACGCCGAGATCGTGGCCGACCTCGCCCAGCTGCCCTGGGCCGCGTTCGGGCCCGGCACCGACAAGGGCAACACCCGGGCCAAGCCTGAGGTCTGGACCGAACAGGCCAAGTTCAAGGAACACAGCGACAAACTCGTGGCCGACACCGTCAAGCTGGTTGCCGCCGCCAAGACCGGCAACATCGACACGCTGAAGACGGCCTTCGGTTCGACGGCCGCTTCCTGCAAGGCCTGCCACGACGCGTTCCGCGGCCAGTGAGCCTTGCGCACAAAAAAAGCGCCGATGCTATGGATTGAATAGCTATCGGCGCCCGGCCCACCTGCGCAGGTGGGCTTTTTTATTTGTGAAACTCAGGCCTCCTTGAGCAGCTTCTCGATCAGGCGATGCAGGTCGGCGAAGTCGGGTTCGCCGACGAAACTCTTCACGATCTCGCCGCGCTTGTTGACGAGGAAGGTGGTGGGCGTGAGCTGCACGTCGCCCCAGGCCTTGGCCACCGCGCCGGTGTTGTCGATCGCCACCTGGAACGGCAGCTTGCGCGTTTCGGCGTAGTTCACCACGTAGGCCGGCGGGTCGTAGGACATGGCCACGGCCAGCGTGTCGAAGCCCTGCGCATGGTATTTGTCGTAGGTGGCGATGACCTTGGGCATTTCCCCCACGCAGGTCACGCAACTCGTCGCCCAGAAATTCACCAGTGTCACCCGGCCCTTCAGGTCCGCCGTGGTCCTCTGGCTGCCGTCGAGCAGAACATAGGTCGCCTGCGGCGCGGCCGGGCGGTTCGTGCCCAGATAATAGGCACTGGCGCCGGACACCAGCAGGGCTACTGCTGCGGCGGCCGCGATGAATGTTCGTTTCATGGAAGGAGGGTCCTATGGATCGCCGAAATTTTAATGCCGTGTCGGTTTCCGCGCTGGCCAGTTTGCTGTTGGCCACCTACGAGACCGCGCATGCGCTGTCCATCGCCGACCTGACCGACCAGGAGGCATCGATGGGGCTGAAGGCCGCGCTCGAAAAAGGAGCGGCATCGGCCGTCAGCCTGCTGGGCCAACCCGATGGATTCCTCGGCAACGAAAAAGTTCGCATTCCCTTGCCCGGTTACCTCAACGACGCGGCCCGGCTGCTGAAGACCTTGGGCCAGGGCAAGCGCGTCGACGAACTGGTGACCGCCATGAACCGCGCCGCCGAAGCGGCCGTGCCCAAGGCCAAGGGGCTGCTGGTCAATGCCGTGAAGACCATGAACGTGAGCGATGCCAAGAACATCCTCACCGGCGGCGACACGTCCGTCACGCGATTCTTCTCGGAGAAGACGCGCACGCCGTTGTTCGGCGAGTTCCTGCCGGTGGTGACCCAGGCGACGCAGAAGGTCGGACTGGCCGCGCAATACAACCAGGTGGCCGGCAAGGCGGCCAGCCTGGGCCTCGTGAAGAAGGACGACGCCAACATCGAGAACTACGTGACCAACAAGACGCTGGACGGCCTGTTCACGATGATCGGCGAAGAGGAGCGGAAGATCCGCCAGGACCCGGTGAGCGCCGGCAGCGCCATCCTCAAAAAGGTGTTCGGCGCGGTGAAGTAAGCACGCCCCCAGGTCGCGCACTGCGCGTCGCTCCTCGGTGCCTGCGCCAGAGGCGCGACGCTCTTCGGCCTGTCCAAGCCTGCGCAGGCAGGCTCTGAGCCGTAGGCCTCAGCCCCCTCTGCAGGGGGCAGCATCTGGGGCTGGCAAAGCCAGTTCCGCGATGCCCTGGAAGGGATTACCGCACGATCACTTTTTTTTCGAGAGCCCCATCATCAGCGCGCGGGGCAGGTGCGTGCGCAGGTTCTCCACGCTCACACGCGTCACCGAGTCGCTCATCCAGCTCGACATCAGCAGGGTGTTCGCGTCGTGCACGATCTCGATCAGCGGAAAGAACGGGTCGGTCTGGGCCAGTTCGGCCTTCAGCGCCTCCAGTTCGTCGTCGTCCGCTCGGTCGTCGAAGATGATCAGCGGCGGCCGCTCCTTGGCGCAGTGGCGCGCCGCGCGGGCCGAGGTGGTGGCCACGTTGAGCACCAGTCCCATGTTCAGGCAGACGATCTCCACGCTGCGGCGCAGCTTGTCGTCGGCCGTCACCAGCAGGGGGGCGGTGCCGGACTGGGCCGCTTCCGTGTGCTGCCAGGAATCGACGCTGGAGCGGGTTTCGGGGTGATCCAGCGCCTCCGGCGGCGGCGCGCTGCTGCGCTGGAATTCGAGGGTCAGCGTGGTTTCGGTGGCGAACACCGAACGCGTCACCTTCACACCCATGGTGCGCGCGATCTCCATCAGCAGGTACCAGGAGAATTTTTCGAACTCGGGCGGTGTCTCGGCAAACTCACCGGCTTCCGGCAGGGGCCTGGCCGTGAAGCGCAGCGTGCTGAATTCGGGCGAACTCTCCAGATGCAGGGCCACGTCGAGCTGGTGTCCGCGCAGCGACATCCATTCGACCCCCGCGTCGACCAGGCTGATCAACAGGCCCGGATCGAAGATCACCTCGACCGGATGGATCTGCTGCTGCGACACGATGCCCAGCTGTTGCATGCGTGGCATGTGCTCGGCCAGGGCCTGGGTCACCAGGATGTCGAGCCTCAGCTTTTCGAGCGACTGGCGCAGCCGGCCGTTGGCCAGGCGTGCGAGTTGCTGGCTCTGCATGGCGGTCTTGCGCGCGCTGTCGATCATGCTGCCGAGCTGCTGCACTTCGGCGCGCGAAATCTTGCCGGACTGCAGGAAGTTGTGCACCATCTGCTGCATCTGCGACAGCGGCTCGGCCAGCTGCAGGCCGATGACGCCGGCGATGTCGAGCTGGGCGAAACCCGCCTGCGGCGCAATCGGGTTCAACGGCGCCTGGGCCGACGACGAAAAAGAGGGCGAAAAAGTGGTTCCAGAGGGCATTCGAAAAACCTTTGCGGCCATCGCAGCGAGATTGTGCTCCCAAGCCGGAGCAGCGGCACGCTACGCCACGAGACCAACGCGACAGTAAGCGCTCAGTGTATCGGCTGCGCACGACACCTACGACACGCACACGACAGGCGCGGATCGCGCCGAGGTCGGGGTGGCGTGGGAAGTCGCCGCCGCGCCCATAATCCACCGATGCCAGCTTTCTACAAGTCCATTGCGCTCGCCGCAGCGTGCTGCGCGGCGGCATGCCAGCCGGCGCTCAATTGGCGCGAAGTGCGCTCCGACGTGCATCCCTTGGTGGTGTTGCTGCCCTGCAAGCCCGACCACGGTTCGCGCGAGGTCCCGCTCGGCGGCACCCCGGTGATGATGGACATGGCGGGCTGCGAGGCCGCGGGCGCGACCTTCGCGGTGTCGCATGCGCGGCTGGCCGATGCGGCCCAGGTGGGGCCGGTATTGGCCGGCTGGCGGGCCGCGGTGCTGGCCAACATGCGGGCCGCCGATGCGACCGATCAGCCTTTCACCCCGCCTGGTGCGATGACGTTCGCTTCCTCGCTGCGCAGCCGGGCCACCGGGCAGCGGGCCGACGGCGCCCCGGTGGCGGCGCAGGCGGTGTGGTTCGCGCGCATCGGGCCGGGCGGCGTGGACGTTTTCCATGCCGTGGTGTATGCCCAGCGGCAGGATGCCGCGTTGGAGGCGGCAGCCGACACGTTTTTCGCCGGCCTGAAGTTCCCATAGCGTCGAACGGGCCTGGCCGATGTGGCGGCGCCGGACTTTACGTCGGTGCCGTTGCGGCCTCACCCATAATTGCACCCAATGAACAGCATCCTCATCATCGCCCACGCTCCCCTGGCCCATGCGCTGCGGCAGTGTGCATTGCACGTGTTTCCGGACTGCGAGCACGGGGTGGTGGCGCTCGACGTGCAACCCAACGTCTCGCCCGAGGAAACCATCGGCATGGCCCGCGTGGCCATGCAGCAACTCCGCACTTCCCATACCCTGGTGCTGACCGACGTGTTCGGCGCCACGCCCTGCAACGTCGCGCAGAAACTGGTCGATGGGGTGCGCTCGCGGCTCATCACCGGCGTGAACCTGCCGATGCTGCTGCGCACCGTCAGCTATCGCCACGAGTCGCTCGACGCGCTGGTGGCACGCGCCATGGTCGGAGGTACCCAAGGCATCATGCAGGTGGCGATCACCGCACCACAGAACCAGGCCCGAAAGAAGAATGATCCAAACAACCACGACCATCAGCAATAAATTGGGCCTTCACGCCCGCGCGTCGGCCAAGCTCACCAAGCTGGCCGGCAGTTTTCCATGTGAAGTGTGGATCGCCAAGGGCGAACGGCGTGTCAACGCCAAGAGCATCATGGGCGTGATGATGCTGGCCGCCGGCATCGGCTCCAGCGTCACGCTCGACACCGACGGCCCGCGCGAGCAGGAGGCCATGGATGCCTTGCTGGCCCTGATCGCGGACAAGTTCGGCGAAGGCGAATAGCTGTGGCACACCCCCAGTTCGCGCACTGCGTGTCGCTCGCCCCCCCTTGCAGGGGGCAACACCAGCGGCCAGGCCAAGCCCGTTCCGCGGTGTCTCTGGAAGGTGCAGGCAAATGACTTTTTCCATCCATGGATTGCCCGTCGCGCGTGGCATTGCCATCGGGCGGGCGGTGCTCGTGGCTTCGAGCCGCGTGGACGTGGCGCATTACTTCATCGAGCCGAACCGGGTGGCTTCGGAGATCGACCGGGTGCGCGATGGGCGCAACGCCGTGGCCGACGAGATCGTGCGGCTGCAGCAGGACATGCCCAAGGACGCGCCGGCTGAACTCACGGCCCTGCTCGATGTGCACCTGATGCTGCTGGAGGACGAGACGCTGATCTCCGGCGTGAAGCACTGGATCACCGATCGGCTCTACAACGCCGAATGGGCGCTGACCACGCAGCTCGAAATCATCGCGCGCCAGTTCGACGAGATGGAAGACGAATACCTGCGCGAGCGCAAGGCCGACCTCGAGCAGGTGGTCGAACGCATCCTGCGCTACATGCGCGGCGTGGCCTCGCCGGTGGCGCCGCCGCCGACCTCGCGCCGCGGCGGCAGCCATGCGCGCCAGCAGGACCTGCTGCTGGACGACACGGTGGACGTGCCGCTGGTGCTGATCGCTCACGACCTGTCGCCGGCCGACATGCTGCAGTTCAAGCAGAGCGTTTTCGCCGGTTTTGTCACCGACGTGGGCGGCAAGACCTCGCACACGGCCATCGTCGCGCGCAGCCTGGACATCCCGGCCGTGGTCGGCGCGCGCAACGCGAGCCAGCTCGTGCGGCAGGACGACTGGATCATCATCGACGGCGACGCCGGGGTGCTGATCGTCGATCCGTCGGCCATCATCCTGGCCGAATACGGTTTCAAGCAGCGCCAGGGTGAACTCGAACGCGAGCGCCTGACGCGGCTGCGCCATACGCCGGCCATGACCATCGACGGCCAGAAGGTCGAACTGCTGGCCAACATCGAGATGCCGGAGGATGCGGCCGGCGCGGTCAAGGCCGGTGCCGTCGGCGTCGGCCTGTTCCGCAGCGAATTCCTGTTCATGGGCCGCCAGGAGCGGCAACTGCCCGACGAGGAAGAGCAGTACCAGGCTTACCGCCGCGCGGTCGAGGGCATGCAGGGCCTGCCGGTCACGATCCGCACGGTGGATGTCGGTGCCGACAAGCCGCTCGACCGCTCGGCCAAGGAAGACGCCCATCTGAATCCGGCGCTCGGACTGCGCGCCATCCGCTGGAGCCTGGCCGATCCGGCCATGTTCCTGACCCAGCTGCGCGCCATCCTGCGCGCCGCGGTGCACGGCCCGGTGGGCCT of the Rhodoferax koreense genome contains:
- a CDS encoding HPr family phosphocarrier protein encodes the protein MIQTTTTISNKLGLHARASAKLTKLAGSFPCEVWIAKGERRVNAKSIMGVMMLAAGIGSSVTLDTDGPREQEAMDALLALIADKFGEGE
- a CDS encoding TlpA family protein disulfide reductase, encoding MKRTFIAAAAAVALLVSGASAYYLGTNRPAAPQATYVLLDGSQRTTADLKGRVTLVNFWATSCVTCVGEMPKVIATYDKYHAQGFDTLAVAMSYDPPAYVVNYAETRKLPFQVAIDNTGAVAKAWGDVQLTPTTFLVNKRGEIVKSFVGEPDFADLHRLIEKLLKEA
- the ptsP gene encoding phosphoenolpyruvate--protein phosphotransferase, yielding MTFSIHGLPVARGIAIGRAVLVASSRVDVAHYFIEPNRVASEIDRVRDGRNAVADEIVRLQQDMPKDAPAELTALLDVHLMLLEDETLISGVKHWITDRLYNAEWALTTQLEIIARQFDEMEDEYLRERKADLEQVVERILRYMRGVASPVAPPPTSRRGGSHARQQDLLLDDTVDVPLVLIAHDLSPADMLQFKQSVFAGFVTDVGGKTSHTAIVARSLDIPAVVGARNASQLVRQDDWIIIDGDAGVLIVDPSAIILAEYGFKQRQGELERERLTRLRHTPAMTIDGQKVELLANIEMPEDAAGAVKAGAVGVGLFRSEFLFMGRQERQLPDEEEQYQAYRRAVEGMQGLPVTIRTVDVGADKPLDRSAKEDAHLNPALGLRAIRWSLADPAMFLTQLRAILRAAVHGPVGLLIPMLAHGSEIRQTLSLLDFARAELDNRGVAHGPVKLGAMIEIPAAALTVKFFLRHFDFLSIGTNDLIQYTLAIDRADESVAHLYDPLHPAVLRLVADTIAECVAQGKGVSVCGEMAGDVSLTRLLLGLGLRSFSMHPTQILAVKQEVLRADAGRLAPWAQRVLMADEPALAMAEPVPPAPALPGGGAGRDSGPAPLGPR
- a CDS encoding PTS sugar transporter subunit IIA — protein: MNSILIIAHAPLAHALRQCALHVFPDCEHGVVALDVQPNVSPEETIGMARVAMQQLRTSHTLVLTDVFGATPCNVAQKLVDGVRSRLITGVNLPMLLRTVSYRHESLDALVARAMVGGTQGIMQVAITAPQNQARKKNDPNNHDHQQ
- a CDS encoding c-type cytochrome, with the translated sequence MKVIASFALAASVVVCSAPAFAQFAKPEDAIKYRQSALFVMSQNFGRVGAMANGRVPFDAKVAIENAEIVADLAQLPWAAFGPGTDKGNTRAKPEVWTEQAKFKEHSDKLVADTVKLVAAAKTGNIDTLKTAFGSTAASCKACHDAFRGQ
- a CDS encoding DUF4197 domain-containing protein, coding for MDRRNFNAVSVSALASLLLATYETAHALSIADLTDQEASMGLKAALEKGAASAVSLLGQPDGFLGNEKVRIPLPGYLNDAARLLKTLGQGKRVDELVTAMNRAAEAAVPKAKGLLVNAVKTMNVSDAKNILTGGDTSVTRFFSEKTRTPLFGEFLPVVTQATQKVGLAAQYNQVAGKAASLGLVKKDDANIENYVTNKTLDGLFTMIGEEERKIRQDPVSAGSAILKKVFGAVK